The Syngnathus acus chromosome 3, fSynAcu1.2, whole genome shotgun sequence genome includes a window with the following:
- the LOC119120880 gene encoding RNA-binding protein NOB1-like — protein sequence MAQPGVEHVVADAGAFLHKAPLQDIGKNVYTLREVVDEIRDKATRRSLAFLPYQLNLRQPAAQHVRLVTDFSKKTGDYPSLSPTDIKVLALTLQLEEEHVGTGHLRKEPRHQVDVSDTQRHPETPVNVAGFYFPSKGSERKQEVRSTPVSPETEADNFNSFLFWRQTPAPVDNHLLALLEEGAMQEVTGEEEEEEEEEWEGDDNESGAWITPSNIGQMKIDSSDWTADAQVKVGCLTTDFAMQNVLIQMGLHVVSLRGMLIKQARNYILRCHACFTTTSDMSKQFCPKCGNRTLKKVSVSVDEDGHVHMHFSSNPKVLSARGLRYNLPLPRGGKHSQNPHVCEDQRFPQQRLSRKARQKTDAWDPDYAAGGASPFCQNDIYSRAANLKLRDADCGAGRRRVNPNAARRKYNK from the exons ATGGCGCAGCCCGGAGTGGAGCATGTCGTCGCAGACGCGGGAGCTTTTTTGCACAAAGCTCCTCTCCAG GACATTGGGAAGAACGTCTACACGCTGAGGGAGGTGGTGGACGAGATTCGGGACAAAGCTACCAGGAGGAGTCTGGCCTTCCTCCCGTACCAGCTCAACCTACGGCAGCCTGCGGCCCAACACGTCCGATTGG TGACTGATTTCTCCAAGAAGACGGGGGATTACCCCAGCCTGTCACCCACCGACATCAAAGTTTTGGCGCTTACGTTGCAACTGGAGGAGGAACACGTCGGGACGGGACATCTGCGCAAGGAGCCCCGCCACCAG GTGGATGTGAGCGACACGCAGCGCCACCCGGAGACGCCCGTCAATGTGGCGGGATTCTACTTCCCTTCCAAG GGTTCTGAacgcaaacaggaagtgaggaGCACGCCGGTGTCGCCTGAAACGGAAGCGGACAACTTCAACAGCTTCCTGTTCTGGAGGCAAACGCCGGCCCCCGTTGACAACCACCTGTTGGCTTTACTG gAGGAAGGTGCCATGCAGGAAGTCACcggggaagaggaggaggaggaggaggaggaatggGAGGGCGATGACAACGAAAGCGGAGCTTGGATCACGCCCAGTAACATCGGGCAGATGAAAATAGACTCCTCTGATTGGACGGCAGATGCCCAGGTCAAAGTTGGATGTCTGACCACAGACTTTGCCATGCAG AACGTTCTGATCCAGATGGGGCTCCACGTGGTGTCGCTCCGCGGAATGTTAATCAAACAGGCTCGGAATTACATCCTCAGATGTCACGCTTGCTTCAC GACCACCAGCGACATGAGCAAACAGTTTTGTCCAAAATGTGGCAACCGAACGCTCAAGAAGGTCAGCGTCAGCGTAGACGAGGACGGACATGTGCACATGCACTTCTCTAGCAACCCCAAAGTGCTCAGTGCACGTGGCCTCAGG TATAATTTGCCGCTCCCGCGGGGGGGTAAGCACAGCCAGAACCCGCACGTGTGCGAGGACCAGCGCTTCCCTCAGCAACGTCTGTCCCGAAAAGCCCGCCAGAAGACGGATGCGTGGGACCCGGACTACGCGGCCGGCGGGGCGTCACCTTTCTGCCAGAACGACATCTACAGTCGTGCCGCCAACCTCAAGCTCCGAGACGCCGACTGCGGCGCCGGACGCCGCAGAGTCAACCCTAACGCCGCCCGCAGAAAGTACAACAAATGA
- the LOC119120924 gene encoding U2 small nuclear ribonucleoprotein A'-like isoform X1, protein MVKLSAELIEQAAQYTNPVRDRELDLRGYKIPVLENLGATLDQFDTVDFSDNEIRKLDGFPLLKRLKTLLMNNNRICRIGENLEQSLPALRELILTNNKIQELGDLEPLASVKTLTLLSLLRNPVTNKKHYRLYVVHKIPQLRVLDFQKVKLKVGGVRPAAVLSARPGPWRWVRAESAHVSARGDRFRREALASRPVEIGSGREALTAVTVTTSACGRRSARRRRKCSKANAALSWRRISPSRAKRSRPEWRRSWRRRGRARRTPTSKPSRTPSPRRRHWLRWSA, encoded by the exons ATGGTGAAGCTTTCCGCGGAGTTAATTGAGCAGGCAGCTCAGTACACGAACCCGGTGAGGGACAGAGAGCTGGACCTGAGGG GTTATAAAATTCCAGTTCTGGAGAATCTGGGAGCCACTCTGGATCAGTTCGACACGGTGGACTTCTCGGATAACGAAATCCGCAAACTGGACGGCTTCCCGCTCCTCAAGCGACTCAAGACCTTGCTGATGAACAACAACAGGATCTG TCGTATCGGAGAGAACCTGGAGCAGAGTCTTCCAGCTCTGCGAGAACTCATCCTGACCAACAACAAGATCCAGGAACTG GGCGACTTGGAACCGCTGGCGTCGGTGAAGACGTTGACTCTGCTCAG CCTGCTGAGGAATCCTGTGACCAACAAGAAGCACTACAGGCTCTACGTGGTCCACAAAATCCCGCAGCTTCGCGTGCTGGACTTCCAGAAGGTCAAACTCAAGGTGGGGGGTGTCAGGCCGGCGGCCGTTTTGTCCGCACGTCCCGGCCCGTGGAGATGGGTCCGGGCTGAAAGCGCTCACGTCTCGGCCCGTGGAGATCGGTTCAGGCGGGAAGCGCTCGCGTCCCGGCCCGTGGAGATCGGTTCCGGGCGAGAAGCGCTCACGGCCGTCACTGTAACGACGTCTGCTTGTGGTCGCAGGAGCGCCAGGAGGCggagaaaatgttcaaaggCAAACGCGGCGCTCAGCTGGCGAAGGATATCGCCAAGCAGAGCAAAAC GTTCACGCCCGGAATGGCGGCGCAGCTGGAGAAGGCGAGGACGGGCCCGTCGCACACCGACGTCGAAGCCATCAAG AACGCCATCGCCCAGGCGTCGTCACTGGCTGAGGTGGAGCGCTTGA
- the LOC119120924 gene encoding U2 small nuclear ribonucleoprotein A'-like isoform X2 codes for MVKLSAELIEQAAQYTNPVRDRELDLRGYKIPVLENLGATLDQFDTVDFSDNEIRKLDGFPLLKRLKTLLMNNNRICRIGENLEQSLPALRELILTNNKIQELGDLEPLASVKTLTLLSLLRNPVTNKKHYRLYVVHKIPQLRVLDFQKVKLKERQEAEKMFKGKRGAQLAKDIAKQSKTFTPGMAAQLEKARTGPSHTDVEAIKNAIAQASSLAEVERLKGMLQAGHIPGRERTQDGAGVEEEEEEEEEEGHASQMADQTEESEDMEQGPHLNGS; via the exons ATGGTGAAGCTTTCCGCGGAGTTAATTGAGCAGGCAGCTCAGTACACGAACCCGGTGAGGGACAGAGAGCTGGACCTGAGGG GTTATAAAATTCCAGTTCTGGAGAATCTGGGAGCCACTCTGGATCAGTTCGACACGGTGGACTTCTCGGATAACGAAATCCGCAAACTGGACGGCTTCCCGCTCCTCAAGCGACTCAAGACCTTGCTGATGAACAACAACAGGATCTG TCGTATCGGAGAGAACCTGGAGCAGAGTCTTCCAGCTCTGCGAGAACTCATCCTGACCAACAACAAGATCCAGGAACTG GGCGACTTGGAACCGCTGGCGTCGGTGAAGACGTTGACTCTGCTCAG CCTGCTGAGGAATCCTGTGACCAACAAGAAGCACTACAGGCTCTACGTGGTCCACAAAATCCCGCAGCTTCGCGTGCTGGACTTCCAGAAGGTCAAACTCAAG GAGCGCCAGGAGGCggagaaaatgttcaaaggCAAACGCGGCGCTCAGCTGGCGAAGGATATCGCCAAGCAGAGCAAAAC GTTCACGCCCGGAATGGCGGCGCAGCTGGAGAAGGCGAGGACGGGCCCGTCGCACACCGACGTCGAAGCCATCAAG AACGCCATCGCCCAGGCGTCGTCACTGGCTGAGGTGGAGCGCTTGAAAGGAATGCTGCAGGCCGGACACATACCGGGACGGGAGCGCACACAAG ATGGTGCTGGcgtggaagaggaggaggaggaggaagaggaggaaggccACGCATCGCAGATGGCCGATCAGACGGAAGAGAGCGAGGACATGGAACAAGGTCCTCACCTCAACGGATCCTGA